CATAAGCCTCAACTAGGTCCCATGCATTAACCCCATTTATGCTGCACTCCATGGAGGGGAAATACCGGTAATTATAAATGCCTTTTTCCCAGGGATGGGTTTCTCGGCATCTATGCTTATAATTAAGGCTGCGCTGCCCTATTCATGTTTAAGCCATCCCATGAATCGCCGAGGGTTGAGCCCGTGTTCGGCATCCTCATTATCAGTGACTCCAGGTTTCGGCAGTACCTTAATGAAGGTAATTACGGGGATGAATCCGGAAGCGCCGCGATGGAGCTCCTCCACGGCGTTGGGAGGACATATAACCCAGTGCTGGTTCCAAATAATCCTGACTCGATAAGGGGCGCCATAGCCACCCTTCAATCAATGGGGGCCAATGTAATAATAACGATTGGGGGCACGGGGGTGGGGAAGAGGGATATCACTGTTGATGTGGTGGGGAAACTATGCGATAAGCGAGTGGATGGATTTGGGGAGGCATTCAGGAGACTAAGCGAGGCTGAGCTTGGGCCCCATGCATTCATGAGCAGGGCATGCGCATGCGTCGTCGGCGACTCAATAATTTTCTGCCTCCCAGGATCCCCGGGGGCAGTTAAGTTAGCCATTAATTCCCTAATTAAGCCAGTCATTCTTCACCTCCTCGGCGAGTTGATTCGGTGATTGGAGTTGGATGTTAAGGTTAAGCACAGGATATGGATCGAGGTGAATGGGGAGAGCATAATCGGGCCAGGGGGGTACGACATATTATCAGCCATAGATAGAACGGGCTCTCTCTCGCGGGCAGCCAGGGAGCTCGGTATGTCGTACCGCTTCCTCTGGAACTACATAGATAAAATGGAGAAGAGGCTCGGGTTCCCGGTGATTAATGGGTGGAGAGGCGGTGCTAGGAAGGGGGGAGCCAGGTTAACGGATAAAGGCAAGCAATTATTATTGATATATGGCGAAATAATGAGCGATATGGCCAAGTTAACGCCTAAGTGGGAGGACGCCGTTAAGCGCTTCCTCTCCGCCCATGAGTCATGAATGGCAATGGCCTCGCCCCCTTTCACTTGATGAAAAGCTTTACTCCATCACTCCAGAACAAGGCCGCCTCGAGTAATTAGCATCATTGGATTCCTTGCCTCGTAAACCTTTATTATAGATCCCCTAAAGCAAGTTAAAGTGATTCACTGCCATGAATATGATCGCCTAATTAAGAATTCGATCACACATGAAGCCATAATGGGCGGGCCCCTTCATTGCCAATTAATGGCGCTCATTAAATTCAGTACCGCGAGTCATATATTGGAGGAGGCACGCGCCTCGATCAGGGCTCTGGATGAATTGAGTCGCCTCGATAGGGATTTCCCTGAGGTGGATTGGGAATCATTGGATCCACATTTCTTAATTCATCATGTGGGGCCTGCATCATGATACTGATTCTAAGCGTGAGGCCCATGTACCCCATGGAACTGGCCGTGGAGGGCGTGGGAATGCATGCCTGGGCCGTGAGGGACTCGGGCTCCGGCGCCATGGTTAGATTAATTGAGGGCAACTACATGCATTGCACTTGTGTTGATGGCGCTGCAGGGAGGATTTGCAGCCATGTGAGGGCAGCCTCAGCATTTCTCCTAGCCTCAATCAAGCTCCATGGCTTCTCATTCTTTCTACGCGGGGATGCATACGTGGATCACGTGCCTGGATTATTATGGCGGCGAGGACGCCTTAGGGGAGAGAGAATTAATTGGTACCTAGTTACTGGGGATGCNCCCTTCACCGTGGTGCTGAATGCGATTGTGGCCGGGGAGTCAGTTATAATTAGGGGCCTCTCAAGGCCGATCACGTGCCTCCAGGTCAGCCTTGCCTTTGGTTCCCATCCATGCATTAAGTATTTAACTGGGAATGGCTCCATCAATCATGTTGAGAGGCATTAGTCGAGCCATAATTGATGCCTTAATTGGCAGAATGACGGTCATAAGCATGGAGACGGGGACGCCTGTGACACTTAGCGAGGGGGATCGATTAATAATAGGGAGGGACAAGATAATACTAATCACTCGGAGACAAGTTAGTGGAGGCGAGGCCCCGGCGAGGCTTCAGCTCCGCAGAGTGGATTCCCCCTGCATGAACGGCTTCTTCCTGGGGCGAGGCAGCGATATTGAGGAGTGGGTTGCCGGCGGGGGCTACGTGGTTATTCAGAGGACCCATAGGGCCAAGAGACTTGAGGCGAGCGATGCGCTCCTCAATTACGCTGCGTCCCTGAAGGCTTGCCCAGCCATGATGGGGTTCTACGCCCCTGGGGGTAGGGGGAAACCAATTGGGGCGATTTTGCCTAATTGCTATGTTCCCTGCGACGTGGTTAGGTCAGGCGTTTCCCGCTACATGTCCCTAACAATGNGTTGGTTAAAGTGATGTTGTTCGACCTGCTGCCAAGAATAGAGGGGCACGCATTGATTCTCGGCACGACGGGCACCGGCAAGTCAACGCTCATAAAGGAGTCGCTCTCAACGATTAGAAGCGATTACTCAGTCATCGTATTCGACGCCTTCGGCACATATGAGGGATACACCGACATGCATGCCCCGTACCCCCTTAACCCCTTTGACTTCGACGATAATTCCCTCACAATACTCGACGCATTGGATGAGGCCCTCGCGGTTAGGTTCCCAAACATGACTAATAGATTGACGCCGGCAATGGAGCTCCTATTCATGAAGCACGCCAAGGGAGGGAAAAGCATTAAGGAGATCAGCATGAACCTATCAAGGGAAGTCGAGGAGAGGAGGCTTGGGACAGACGATGAGAACGCCGCCAAGGGCCTCCTGAGGAGATTAGCGTACTTCACGGTGGACGCCTTCTCCTCAACTCACCCCCTCCTGGGGAACGTGATTAGGAATAGAGCTAGGGGTAGATCAATAGGGGTGGATATAAGTGGCCTCAATGAGGCCCAGAGAATAGCATTCATAGTTTTCTTCCTCAAATCCATGGAATCCGCCGGAACCACTAACGCTATCCTGGTCATTGATGAGGCGCACCTATTCTTCCTGAACGGGGAGGGAAGCACATTAGCTGTTCACGTTAGGAGTGGCCGCAACTTTAATAGGTTCTACGTAATGATAACTCAATCNCCCCTAGATATACCGAATGAGGTGGCCGCCAACGTTAAGCTCCTCATACGGTTCGGGCTATCGTTCGCCTCATCATCGGACTTCCTCCTGAAGAGGGATGATTTAATAAATAGGTTAAGGGATAAGGCATCAATTAGCCCCAGGAGGGCGCTCGCCATAATAGTATCCACGAATGAGGAGGCATCAAGGAGTCCCTGGGGAATCGAGGAAGCCGCCGTAACAGTTAATCCCCTCAACCTAAGGCCAAGGAGCGGAGTCACCCTAACCAATTGCTTGAGCGGGGAGTATGGGAGCAATGCGGAGGCAATACGGCGCGGCATTGTTAGGCGAGGCTTCGGCTACATAAAGGACGCCGCGGCGAGGGAACGAGTATGGAAATGCGTGGGAGGCACGTGATCGCATTAGTGACGCGGCGCGGCGTCTGGCTACGCACGGCAATGACTAGCCTCTCCAATCAATGCATCGCCTCCGCTCAATTGCTTGGGGAACCCGAGTCCATTAATGCGGTGAATACCGCGTCCCTCTTCAGGAAGCCGTACCTAGAGAGAGTGCTTGGGCTTCCCTCGGCCCGCATTAGGAATATATCCCTTGATCCTTGGCGCATACCTGGACCCGCATCAACGATTGAGGAGGCCTTGATTAATGTTGCCGTAATGCATGCATTCATGCAGGTGCTTAGGGGAGTGAGGATGGGTTTATCGAGCTCCACTCTCCTCCTCAACATGGTTCTGCACGACCTTGGGCTCGGCTTCGATGTGGTTAAGTATAGGCGCGCCACTAGGGTGCTGGGCAACGATGCTTACTTGGGGTGCGGCTTTCTGCGGGCATTAATCGACGCAGCAACTCATCTTGGAGACATCCCTCCTGAACGAGATGGCGGCTAACTTAATTGATTCAGCCATGGTTGGAAACACGTGGACCGTATCTATCAAGTCATCAATTGTTGCACCCAGCCTAATGGCCAGTGCAGCCTCATTAATAACCTCCGCCGCGTTCTCCCCAAGCATGTGTACCCCAATTATTCTCCCCTCGCCGCTTATCCCCATCTTTATTAGTCCCAGTGTGGAGTCCAATATATTGGCCTTCGCTACGTCCCTCATGTGGATAAGGCTCCACCTGGAGCCGGGTGGCGAATTAATTGATCGTTGGCCCACGGAGGCGGCATTTGGTTGAATGAAGATTGCCCTGGGGACGCTCATTAAATCCACCCCCTTCCTGGACCCAGTTAACGCGTTCTCAGCCGCCAACGCCCCCTGCCTCCCCGCTAGCGCCTCAAGCATTGGCCCGCCCAATACATCCCCGGCAGCATAGATGCTTGGATTACTGGTCGCCAAGTAATCCGTGACCCATATGCCTCCATTCTCCCCCAACTTTACGCCAGCCGCATCAAGCCCAATATCAGTGTTGGGCCTTCGACCAGCGGCTATTAACACTTCATCAGCCTCCACGTCGCCTAGATTCGTCGATACCATCTTTGCCTCTCCATTCCTCCTTACCTCCTTAATTGAGACGCCTAGGTGAATAGAGACGCCGTCCCTCTGAAGCACCTCGGCGGCGGCTAGGGATATCTCAGGCTCCCAGTCAGGTATTAGGGCTCGGCTCCTCTGGAGAAGCGCTACCTCGACCCCGAGCCTCCTATACATTTGGGCGAATTCCAGGGCCTGGGCGCGACCGCCTATAACTACTAGGGACTCCACTCTCCTATTGGGGGATAACGCCTCCACATTAGTCCAGTACCCGGCCTCCCTGAGTCCCCTTATGTCGGGTATAATGGGGGAAGAGCCCGTTGCCACTATGAATTTCTCCGCCTCCAGCGACTCTCCATTAACCTTAACTGCGCGTGGAGAAATGAAGTGGGCATGTCCCTCTATGTACTCCACATCATAGCTGGCCAGCACGTCCTCGTACTTCGCCTTCCTCATCGCCGCCACCAGGGCATCCTTCGCCTTCACCGCGTCCTCGAGGGGCGGCACGCATGGTTGATCACATGGCTGCTTGGCGGCGGCTTCACCTATGCTCAGCATTTTCTTCGTGGGAACGCAGCCGACGTTTACGCATGTGCCTCCGATTGGTCCCTTCCCGATTAGGGTTGGCTTGACGCCTAACTCGTTTGCCCTAATCATTGCGGCGAAGCCGGCGGCCCCGGCCCCAATTATGATTAGTTTCCTAGCCACTCGTGCTCCTCCTCTCGAATGCGTCGGCGCAGTGGGAGCAGCAGAAGTAGTGGGTCTCGCCCTTGATTTCCCTTGCGTACAGGTTTTCGCTGCTTAATTCCACCCCGCAATTCTCGCACCTTAATTGGGTTGATTTAATGCTTGTCTTCAGCTTCATATATTTACAAGCCGTGCGTGTGTTAATAAGAGTTATTCAGTTGAACAATTATTCAGATTTTTTAAAAAACATTTATTAAGAGGTGGGGCCATGCATGATTAATGCAGGAACTTCTAGGGGAATTGGAGTCCTTCTTCTCGGCGTTGGCTGATGAGACGAGGCTCCGCATAGTGCTGCACCTGCTGGAGAGGGGTGCATCAACTGTGCAGGAAATAAGCGCTGGAATAGGTAAGTCGGAGTCACTCGTGTCGCATCACCTCTCCTGCCTAAGGAATTGCGGAATAGTTAGGTACACTAGGAACGGTAGGAACACGGTGTATGAGGTGAATGGGGACGAGGTGAGGGAAGTAATTCAATTAGCCATAAGACACACGAGGCGATACAGCGAATCAATACTGTCATGTGACGTGCTTCAAGAGGAGAAGAAGCCAATTAAACTATAGCAAAACTAATAAAGCCAAGTAGCCGAGCGCTCCCATGTCTCTAGCAATAAACGGCGGTTCACCTGTCCGACGCAATCCTCTCGAGTTCAAGCCATGGATAGAGGAGGAGGACATAAAGCTCGTGGGGGACATAATTAGGAGCGGTAATTTATCATCGCTCCATGGCAAGTATAATGCGCAGTTAGAGGAGGAGCTAGCCAAGTACTTAGGCGTTGGGCACGCCTTCACTGCCAGCAACGGCACCTCATCGATTCACTTGGCGCTCAAGGCCATTGGGGTTGGGCCGGGGGACGAGGTCGTGACTACTCCCTTCACATTCGTCGCCACTGCCTCCACCATACTTCACTCGAATGCGGTGCCCATATTCGCTGACATAGATAGGGAAACCCTTAACTTGGATCCAATGAGCGTTGAGTCCGTCATAAGCGATAAGACGAAGGCCATATTGGTGGTTCACTTAGCGGGTTACCCAGCTGAGATGGATGAATTCATGAGGATCGCGAGGGAGAGAGGCATACACGTAATTGAGGATACGGCTCAGTCCCTGGGCGCCGAGTATAGGGGGAGAAAGGCTGGGGGAATAGCGCACGCCAGCACCCATAGCTTCTACCCCACGAAGACGATAACCACGGGGGAGGGCGGCGCCGTCGCCACTAATGACTCAAGCATAGCGAGCCAAGTGAAGCTGCTGAGGAGCCACGGCGAGACGGAGAAGTATCACTACGACGTGCTCGGCTATAATTATAGATTAACGGAGTTCCAGGCCGCCCTGGGCCTCATGCAGTTGAGGAGAATTGAGAAAATAGTGGAGAATAAGGCTAGGTACGCGAAGGCATTGACCGAGGAATTAAGCGACCTAGATAATGACGCCTTGATCCTGCCGCACCCCAAGCCCCACGTGAGGCATGCCTGGCACATTTACCAGATGCTTCTCTCCGATAAGGTTCACATTAATAGGGATAAATTGGTTGATGCAGTGAGGGCCGAGGGCATTAAGGCAGTTACCGTCGCTTACCCAGTGCCTCTATATAGGACGAGGTTATTCCAGGAAATGAGGGGCCACGGAATGGGGTGTCCCTGGTCCTGTCCATTCTATGGCAAGAAGGTGGAGTACAAGCCGCTTCCAAATGCTGAATGGGCATCAAGCCACATCTTCGGCATACTTGTCTCGCCATTCTTCACCGAGGCGGATGCAGTTGACACGGCCAAGGCAATAAAGAAGGCAATAAAGGGATTAAGCTAATTAATCTCAATTAAAGTTAAGGTTAATCCATTAAGTAAGGGGAAATATCGTATTCGGGAATGTGAGCTCCACACTGAGTGTTTTTCGCCCCCTTTGAGCTCTAGTCTTAATAAACATCAAATGGTAGTCAAGTAGTGTTTTAACCCTCCTAATTGAGGATATGCATGTGCCTAAATATAATAGTACATAGCTGGGATTCTGGCCTCCTCCCAACTATTCGGTAGGAGTTCCCCAATATCTTGAGGGTTACGCGCACCTGTGAAGTGCTGCTCTCTTCTCTTCTCCTGGCATTGCTATTTTTCACTTCCCAAAAATGATCAAGGAAGGGCCAGGGTAATAACTAGATCGCTAAAAACTCTACCCAGCCCCTAAGACGAGGCTTTGCAGTTCCCTTTATTATAATATTATTCTCTGGGAAAGTTTTAATTCATTGCTTAATGCTTGTTTTGAGTGATGATGGTTATTAAGTGATGAGGCGTGATTTGGAACCCACGAACTGATCAATAAGTGATTACGCTCAATGAGTCACGACCAATATTTCGGCTAATTAATGGGGCCTCCTATTCCTCTTCTCCTCTGTTATTAGGTGGTTAAGCATGTCGAGGGCACGTAGGAGATTGATTAAGGCAGTGATCGATTTATCGACGTCATCCAGGTCCCTCGCTGATTCTAGTTCCTTGGATACCGTCATTACCTTCTCATAAACGGCATCGCGCACGCCGATTAATCCGTACCTGATGGATACGGTCTTCTCCTCCTCATCGCTTCTCACCAGCACTACTTCCCTGCTGCACTTGGCGCAGTAATACTTTCCGTTCTTTAGGCGAAGAAGAGGAGTACCACAATTAGGGCACGCGTACTGCGTTAATGCTGCGCCTTCCCTCATTAATTCAGCCATTCTCTTAACGACTGGATCGCCTCCGCTCATGAATCTATGGCCAATGAATGGTTAATATAGCTTTCCACGCATTTATTTGCACTCGTCACGGAGGCCCTTAGGCGGGGTCACGCCCCGCTGCCCCAAGTACTTACCCACATACTTTGCCTCCCCCTCTATGGTGGATAGGACGACGTGGAGGAACCTCATGCCGGGCCTCAACACTATATAATTACTACTCGAGTTAACTATCTCGATGGTTACGTTGCCCTCAAACCCAGCATCTATAACGGTTGGAGGACTCGAGAGCCCATACCTAGCCACCGTGCTCCTCAAGTTGCATAGGCCTATGGCATTGCTCGGAAACTTCACGTACTCCGTTGTTGTGAGGAGCACGAAGTTTCGGGGGGGAACAACTATCTTACCATCCTTAGCCTCCACTATACTATAGAGATCCCTAGCATTATCTAGATTACAGGGATCAATCACTTGGTCATTAAACGAGTAAATCGCGTACTGATTACCAACCCTGAGATCAACCCCATTCTCCCTAACGGTATCAGGGGAAAGCGGTTCGATAACCAGAGAACCGGCCCTTATCAACCTATTAATTGCATCTCCCGAGAGTATCATGCAGAAGCGAGGCAATTAAACCATTTAAAGCAATTGCTTAAACTAGATCCCAGAACAACTCCAATGGCTACAAAACTTAATTATTTATCAAGAGAAAATATTATTTCAATTCTTTTGTAGATTCTACATTGATGCCCTTACAAGCTCAAGACTTACAACAAGTCTGCGA
The sequence above is drawn from the Thermocladium sp. ECH_B genome and encodes:
- a CDS encoding mercuric reductase, yielding MIRANELGVKPTLIGKGPIGGTCVNVGCVPTKKMLSIGEAAAKQPCDQPCVPPLEDAVKAKDALVAAMRKAKYEDVLASYDVEYIEGHAHFISPRAVKVNGESLEAEKFIVATGSSPIIPDIRGLREAGYWTNVEALSPNRRVESLVVIGGRAQALEFAQMYRRLGVEVALLQRSRALIPDWEPEISLAAAEVLQRDGVSIHLGVSIKEVRRNGEAKMVSTNLGDVEADEVLIAAGRRPNTDIGLDAAGVKLGENGGIWVTDYLATSNPSIYAAGDVLGGPMLEALAGRQGALAAENALTGSRKGVDLMSVPRAIFIQPNAASVGQRSINSPPGSRWSLIHMRDVAKANILDSTLGLIKMGISGEGRIIGVHMLGENAAEVINEAALAIRLGATIDDLIDTVHVFPTMAESIKLAAISFRRDVSKMSCCVD
- a CDS encoding molybdenum-pterin-binding protein, giving the protein MELDVKVKHRIWIEVNGESIIGPGGYDILSAIDRTGSLSRAARELGMSYRFLWNYIDKMEKRLGFPVINGWRGGARKGGARLTDKGKQLLLIYGEIMSDMAKLTPKWEDAVKRFLSAHES
- a CDS encoding DegT/DnrJ/EryC1/StrS aminotransferase — protein: MSLAINGGSPVRRNPLEFKPWIEEEDIKLVGDIIRSGNLSSLHGKYNAQLEEELAKYLGVGHAFTASNGTSSIHLALKAIGVGPGDEVVTTPFTFVATASTILHSNAVPIFADIDRETLNLDPMSVESVISDKTKAILVVHLAGYPAEMDEFMRIARERGIHVIEDTAQSLGAEYRGRKAGGIAHASTHSFYPTKTITTGEGGAVATNDSSIASQVKLLRSHGETEKYHYDVLGYNYRLTEFQAALGLMQLRRIEKIVENKARYAKALTEELSDLDNDALILPHPKPHVRHAWHIYQMLLSDKVHINRDKLVDAVRAEGIKAVTVAYPVPLYRTRLFQEMRGHGMGCPWSCPFYGKKVEYKPLPNAEWASSHIFGILVSPFFTEADAVDTAKAIKKAIKGLS
- a CDS encoding transcriptional regulator; amino-acid sequence: MKLKTSIKSTQLRCENCGVELSSENLYAREIKGETHYFCCSHCADAFERRSTSG
- a CDS encoding ArsR family transcriptional regulator; this encodes MQELLGELESFFSALADETRLRIVLHLLERGASTVQEISAGIGKSESLVSHHLSCLRNCGIVRYTRNGRNTVYEVNGDEVREVIQLAIRHTRRYSESILSCDVLQEEKKPIKL
- a CDS encoding deoxycytidine triphosphate deaminase, which codes for MILSGDAINRLIRAGSLVIEPLSPDTVRENGVDLRVGNQYAIYSFNDQVIDPCNLDNARDLYSIVEAKDGKIVVPPRNFVLLTTTEYVKFPSNAIGLCNLRSTVARYGLSSPPTVIDAGFEGNVTIEIVNSSSNYIVLRPGMRFLHVVLSTIEGEAKYVGKYLGQRGVTPPKGLRDECK